DNA from Candidatus Poribacteria bacterium:
ACCGAAGCATCCCAATATTATTAAAATGTATTTTTAATTCTAAGTTTTACTATATAATATGAACTATAAGATTGTCCACAAAACTGAATACAGTTACAGCGACTCGGTGAATCTCTGTTACAACGAAGCGCGCTTGACACCTCGGAATTTTGCACATCAACACTGTAGCGAAAGCCAATTCGTTGTTGATCCCGAACCCGGGGTGTGTCGAGAACGTCAGGATTTTTTCGGAAATACCGTCTACTATTTCACAATCCAGCAGCCCCATCGCGAACTCACTGTTACCGTTACGAGCCACGTACAGGTCAAAGGGAGAGAGATGCAGCTGGATTTCGCTGAGCATCTGGTATGGGAGGCGATCCGTCAGCAACTACAAACAGATCTGAATCCAGAGATTCTGGAGTTGCGGCAATATATCCTCGACTCTCCAATGATTCCAACGATGCCTGAACTCCGGGCTTATGCGGAGACGTCATTCGCCAAAGAACGCCCCCTGCTGGAAGCAGTTGAAGATTTAACGACCCGTCTCTATACTGATTTTACTTATGACCCGGGTTTCACAACGATTGCGACCCCGTTGGCTGATGTGATACAGTACCGTCGCGGGGTTTGTCAAGATTTTGCGCATCTTGGCATTGGGTGTCTACGGGCGCTCGGACTCGCTGCGCGTTATGTTAGCGGGTATATTGAAACCGATCCACTACCGGACCAAGAACGGTTAGCGGGTGCCGATGCGTCGCATGCCTGGTTTTCTGTCTATCTCCCACAACTCGGTTGGGTGGATTTCGATCCGACAAATAACCAGATACCCGCCGATCAGCATATCACAGTCGCGTGGGGGCGAGATTACTCGGACGTAACGCCGTTGAAGGGCGTTATTTTTGGAAGTGGTACCCATGAATTATCGGTTTCGGTGGATTGCCAACGGTCTTTAAAGGAAAATTAAAAAGATGACAATTGAAGCGTTTCAGAAGCAAATTGAGGATATCTATTACACACGTGATGCTGCGCGCGGGGTACCGTTAAACTTCACATGGTTCGTTGAGGAGGTCGGTGAGTTGGCGAAAGAAATCCGTAAACAACCACAAGACATGACACGATTGCGCGAGGAATTCGCCGATGTTTTCGCATGGCTCGCTACATTAGCGAGCCTCCTCGGTATTTCCCTTGAGGATGCGGCGAAAATCTACGCAGAGGGCTGTCCGAAGTGCAGCGCAACTCCCTGTCACTGTTAACCCGTGCGCGAACCTAATTCCCATTCAGAAATCGATCGAAGTTTCCGCCGAACAGGTTATTGACATCCCGTTCAATCTCTGCTGAAGTCAACGTCCAGCCGACATCGAGAAGCGTTTGGTATTTTTCTACCAAGACGTCGGCGATAATCTGCCGTGAGTGTTTCCATTTGTAAACGAGTTGATCCAAAATTCGCGCATCCGAGTGTTGCGGGATAACGCTCAAACCGAGCAATTCAATCCGCTCTCGTGTGATCTCCTCAATGACGCTCGGATTGTTCATAAACCACCAGCATCCGAATATCATTAGGTTTTTGAATTTTCTTCCAATGACACACAACTCATGCTGGTTTTCACGCGACAGGAGCGTAACGAGAAACTTGTTGTCAGGATTTTCACGGAGCAGCGTCTCCAGACTCGTCAAGTCCGCTTTTCCACTTCCATCACCTGCCATCTGAAGTTGCGGATTCACCGCACGCTTCACACCGATCATGAGTGCGAATGGAACGTTAAATTCACGAGAGATCGGTAGGATACAGTTGTCAAACAATCTGCCGAGAACACCGTCATCGGGGTATTGGAAATCGGGTGGGAGAGAGACCGCCATGTATTTCGGGTTCATCCGCTGAATCCATGTCTCTAAAAATCGGCGGACTTCTTTGTAGGTTTTCTCCGTCGATAGCCTCGGATCGACATCGTAGCCGAGACCTCGGAGATGTTCGTAACCGACTTCTTCATACGTATTGATGAGGACATCCATCCGAAGTGCCGCTTCAAAGCGCGTGTCGCCAGTGTCGCCGGATTGCCATACGGGTGCCTCTGCCGAGTCGAATGGATCGTTCGTCATCACCACCTTAGAGACTTTGGCGCGTTCAAAGACGGTGTCAATGAAGGTCTCGACGGTCGTATCCGCAAAATAGCCACGATAGTCCTGTAGGTTGCGCGAACCGACATCCAATCCTAATTCATCTAAAGTCGTCACGACACCACGGCACGCCTCGCTCAGCGGTGAATTCTCAATGAACAACGTCTGCCAAATCAGTTCCGCTTGTTCCGCTTTCGACATCGCCCAAAATTGCGGGTATGAGACATCAGATTTGCGGAATACTTCAGCAATGAGGTAGTGATAGGTCAGCAGTTCATCGATACCCCACAGCAACAACTCACCGAAGGGCGGACTAAAGAGATGTGTGTGAATATCTGTGACACTTTGGGTGTCCACGGCATTTAAAACGGCGATTTTCAATTCATCTGCGGTTTTAATCTCCTGTGCGTGGTTTGATTCAGAAACGTTGACACTCCCACAGCTAAAGCAGTGGGATTCTTGTTTCGTCATTTCGTGCCTCCTGCGAGTGGAGGTCTTACAGAAACTCCACAAGCGTTTTAACTCTCCGCGTGTCCCGCGGCGAGGGTTCTTAAATTGATTGCTGCGTTAACGTCTCGGTCTATAGAAGTTCCGCAGTGGCTGCAATGATACTGTCTATTCGAAAGTGTTAAGTCGTCTTTCTTATGCCCACAGGTGCTACAATTCTTGCTACTTGCGAAAAACCTGTCGGACCTGACTATCGAAATACCCAGTGACGTGGCTTTCGTCTTAAGTTTCTCAAGAAAACCACCGAGTGCGGCATCTGATAACGCCTTTGCGAGTTTTCGATTCTTTAGCAAGTTCGTAACCTGCAATGTCTCAATACCGATTTTCGATGCACATTTGAGAATAGCAGTTGTCGCCTGATGATGTGCATCCCTGCGGATACAAGCAATCCGATAGTGGAGTCGCTCAACTTTTCGCTTTTGCTTATACCAATTCTGACTTAAGAACACCTTTCGGCTTAACTTTCGCTGTTCGCGTGCCAACTTTCGCTCATAACGCTTTAATGCCTTCGGGTTCTCATACTTCGTGCCATCGTCAAGGGTTGCCAGTGTAGAAATACCTACGTCTATACCGATAGTTGGGTAGATTGATCGTTCCATCTGATAAGGTGTTCCAACTTCGACTTTAGACGCCAACCAATCGACAAACTCCGACGATGCTGGACATCGATGAATAGGCTCTTCGACTTCTACGGAGATAGAGGCAAACCAACGATGTGCCGTTCTTGATATGGTAACAGATACGATTTGGTCTCCACTAAAACGCAATTCCTCAAATGTCTTTATCCAACCGATTTTGGGTAACTTGATATGTTTGCCTTTCATGCGGACCGCTTGCTCATCGGTTGTATAGGAATGTTTACAACCGCGCTTTTTTAACTTTGGAAACTTTGCTCGCCTCGCTTTCCAATTGTCCATCGCAGAACCGAGATGATGAACGGCATACATAGCAGCGCGCTGATCTTGTGCTTGCGTCCAGTCAAACGCTTTCTTTTTTTGATTAAAGCGTTTGTTGAGGTCATACATGGACAAGAAATTACCTGCCGAGAGTTCTGCCTTAAAATCAGACAATGCAGAATTGTAGGCAAACTTCGCATAACCGCATTGCTGGTAAAACCACGCGATCTGATCACGATTTGGATCTAATGCAATTTTATGTGTCTTTATCATGGTATATCGTGCATCGTGCGTTTATCCCTTTACAAGTGGGAGGCAAGTCAGTTACCAAGCGGTAACTCTTGTAAGACTTGCCAACACGATACTATAATCATACCACAAAACGCGTGCTTTTGCAAATGTTTTTTTAACCCCGCGCCTGTTGATACGGGGTTGGAGAAGAAGATTCTGACGTAATCTTGCTGGTGATAAAATTAACGACTTCCTCAGGGGAGTGTTTTCCGAATCGGACGTAAACACCGCGGAAGTTCTCAAGGCGTGTCGGATGTGCAAACGGACTGAGCAGTACACCGTTCGCATCAACGTAAAAACTGCGAAATGTTTCCCAAGATCGCTCAAGTCTATAGCAGCAACTTGTGATAATAAGTTTATCCGCTTCACAGTGGTGGTGAAATGGGAGAAAGTATTTATAGAGCGACCCGAGTAGAAAAGTAGCGGACAGTAGAGCGATGTAAATGGATTGGAAACCCCAATAGATACCGATGAAAAGAAGGATTAGAAAAACGCCTAACAAGATGGACTTGCGCCAATTTTCAACGAGTGGATGGACTGTCCATGAAAGCATTTTTTAACCTTCCTTGCGGTTCGGTCAGGTCGGTTTCAGATTTGACGTTCCTTTCCGTATATCCGCCCTCCATTACATATTTTTAATTTTCCTTGCGGTTCGGTCAGGTCGGTTTGATGCCTAAAGGGTTTTTCCGTATATCCGCCTGCACCATTGTTGCAGGCTGCTGTCTTGGGTAAACCCAAACCCGTAGCCCGTAATGAAATGGAGGGGTTTTTGCGAATCAACGCTGGATTTAGTCTGGGAATAGACTAAATCCGTAGCGCAAGTCGCGTGTGGACTTGCGGGACAATGTATTACATTTGCGCGTGTTGCCTCGCAGTAAGAGTCAGCGGGGTGTTTCTTCAGATTTGATCAACGCACATCAAAGTCCAAAAGCCCGTCGCTCCCCCGCAAGGTAAAATTAAAACTATTCTGTGCTGTCAGTGGTCCCGCTGTCCAGTTCTGTTTTTGATGCATCGTCGGCGGCACCTCCACCGTCCCCGTCTGTAGTCGTTTCAACGCTTCCTTCGTCTGTGGTGTCAGCAGGTTCGGCTGTGGCTCCCTGCGTTGCTGCCTCTTCGATTGGCGTGAGAGCTCCACCACCACCTTCGCCATAGAAACGCATTAGGAACAGTGAAATAACCATGAACCCGATCGCAAGCCAAGTTGTCAGTTTACTCAGGAAGGTCGCGGCACCGCGTCCTCCGAGAACAGACTGCATTTCCGCGCCACCAAATGCGCTCGATGAAAGCCCTTCACCCTTGCTGTCCTGTAACAAAATAATCAGCGTCAAGACGACGCAGACCGGTACGAAGAGAAATACTACGAAACCGATAATAATGTCCATCTGATGATTTCCTCCTATGAATGGTTAGCGGTTAAGAAGATTTTTGGTAACAACCCCCAACTTGGAGGACCCCAGAAGGGGGTGAATCGTTACAAATTCCCTCTTTAACTGATAACCGACGATTAACAACTGAGAACTATTTCCGCGAACGATTCCGCTTCAAGACTTGCCCCGCCAACGAGTGCACCATCTACATCGGGCTGCGCCATGAGTTCTGCGGCATTCTCCGGTTTAACGCTGCCACCGTATTGAATGCATATCTGCGACGCGACCTCTGCCGAGTAAGCCTTCGTTAGCAAGTCCCGTATGAAGTTATGGACCTCCTGCGCTTGGGCAGGCGTGGCTGTCTTCCCAGTGCCGATAGCCCACACCGGTTCATAAGCGATGACGCAGGATAAAATGTCAGTCGCGGATA
Protein-coding regions in this window:
- a CDS encoding transglutaminase family protein, which encodes MNYKIVHKTEYSYSDSVNLCYNEARLTPRNFAHQHCSESQFVVDPEPGVCRERQDFFGNTVYYFTIQQPHRELTVTVTSHVQVKGREMQLDFAEHLVWEAIRQQLQTDLNPEILELRQYILDSPMIPTMPELRAYAETSFAKERPLLEAVEDLTTRLYTDFTYDPGFTTIATPLADVIQYRRGVCQDFAHLGIGCLRALGLAARYVSGYIETDPLPDQERLAGADASHAWFSVYLPQLGWVDFDPTNNQIPADQHITVAWGRDYSDVTPLKGVIFGSGTHELSVSVDCQRSLKEN
- a CDS encoding nucleotide pyrophosphohydrolase; amino-acid sequence: MTIEAFQKQIEDIYYTRDAARGVPLNFTWFVEEVGELAKEIRKQPQDMTRLREEFADVFAWLATLASLLGISLEDAAKIYAEGCPKCSATPCHC
- a CDS encoding glucuronate isomerase; this encodes MKTADELKIAVLNAVDTQSVTDIHTHLFSPPFGELLLWGIDELLTYHYLIAEVFRKSDVSYPQFWAMSKAEQAELIWQTLFIENSPLSEACRGVVTTLDELGLDVGSRNLQDYRGYFADTTVETFIDTVFERAKVSKVVMTNDPFDSAEAPVWQSGDTGDTRFEAALRMDVLINTYEEVGYEHLRGLGYDVDPRLSTEKTYKEVRRFLETWIQRMNPKYMAVSLPPDFQYPDDGVLGRLFDNCILPISREFNVPFALMIGVKRAVNPQLQMAGDGSGKADLTSLETLLRENPDNKFLVTLLSRENQHELCVIGRKFKNLMIFGCWWFMNNPSVIEEITRERIELLGLSVIPQHSDARILDQLVYKWKHSRQIIADVLVEKYQTLLDVGWTLTSAEIERDVNNLFGGNFDRFLNGN
- a CDS encoding transposase, translated to MIKTHKIALDPNRDQIAWFYQQCGYAKFAYNSALSDFKAELSAGNFLSMYDLNKRFNQKKKAFDWTQAQDQRAAMYAVHHLGSAMDNWKARRAKFPKLKKRGCKHSYTTDEQAVRMKGKHIKLPKIGWIKTFEELRFSGDQIVSVTISRTAHRWFASISVEVEEPIHRCPASSEFVDWLASKVEVGTPYQMERSIYPTIGIDVGISTLATLDDGTKYENPKALKRYERKLAREQRKLSRKVFLSQNWYKQKRKVERLHYRIACIRRDAHHQATTAILKCASKIGIETLQVTNLLKNRKLAKALSDAALGGFLEKLKTKATSLGISIVRSDRFFASSKNCSTCGHKKDDLTLSNRQYHCSHCGTSIDRDVNAAINLRTLAAGHAES
- the secG gene encoding preprotein translocase subunit SecG yields the protein MDIIIGFVVFLFVPVCVVLTLIILLQDSKGEGLSSSAFGGAEMQSVLGGRGAATFLSKLTTWLAIGFMVISLFLMRFYGEGGGGALTPIEEAATQGATAEPADTTDEGSVETTTDGDGGGAADDASKTELDSGTTDSTE